Proteins found in one Actinokineospora alba genomic segment:
- a CDS encoding COG4315 family predicted lipoprotein has product MKAVMLVGLAFAVAGCHGGDEAKPKERRGHHVELVAAQPRPAGLQLVRGFNSGPIVVDGNGRTVYGFVRDKTSPARSACTGKCAETWRPVPFTEDLKITDLDQSMVGSVDRPGGPKQATLAGRPLYTFAGDSMPGEMTGRDAEWFVVGATGGKAEITTVLEDSSAVNR; this is encoded by the coding sequence ATGAAAGCGGTCATGCTGGTGGGCCTGGCGTTCGCTGTGGCGGGATGCCACGGCGGCGACGAAGCCAAGCCCAAGGAACGCCGGGGACACCACGTCGAACTCGTTGCCGCGCAGCCACGCCCCGCCGGGTTGCAACTGGTGCGCGGCTTCAACAGCGGTCCCATCGTCGTGGACGGCAACGGGCGCACGGTCTACGGATTCGTGCGCGACAAGACAAGTCCGGCCAGGTCAGCGTGCACGGGCAAGTGCGCGGAGACCTGGCGGCCGGTGCCGTTCACCGAAGACCTCAAGATCACCGATCTCGACCAGTCCATGGTCGGGTCCGTCGACCGACCGGGCGGGCCGAAGCAGGCCACGCTGGCGGGCAGGCCGCTCTACACCTTCGCCGGGGACTCCATGCCCGGTGAGATGACCGGGCGCGACGCCGAGTGGTTCGTGGTCGGCGCCACCGGCGGCAAGGCCGAGATCACCACGGTGCTGGAGGATTCCAGTGCGGTCAATCGTTAG